The nucleotide window TGGTGGAGGCGTTGATCAAGTTTTCCGCAAAGCGTTCAACGTCACTCTTGCTTTGGGACAAGATGTGGTAGGCCAGGCGGCGGGCGGTCTTTTGGCCTACGCCGGGAAGGCTTGCAAATTCGCCAATAAGGGCTTCCAAACTTTGCGGTTCAACGTTCATTAATTATTTGTCCAGCTGTAGGATTCTGTGATGCAATACTTCAGTTGCGTTGCGGTAAGGCCGAGATTCGTAATTGCGGAATGAATTGCCTGGGAATCGTCCAGTTCCACGGCGTCTGCAAGTTGCAGCAACTGGCCCAGACGGCCGGTGCGGTTAAGGAGTGCTTCCTGCATTTCGTCGTCTGTGGGCGCGTCGGGAAGGATGGTTTCCAGCGGGGCGCGTACAAGTGCGTCCATACGGCTGAGGAGTCCCACCATGAAAGCCTTGGCACAGAAAGAATCGTTCTGAGAATCCATTTCGCGGGCAAGCGTTTCCAGGAACTTGGCGCGTTGGCTTACGTTCTGGAACAGGGGCGATGCCTGAGGCGTCATACCCATTTCAGGGCGAGCGTAAAGCATGAGCATAAGCCATTCGTGGATGTTGCGCATGCCCACCCAGACGATGGCGTCCTTCACCGTTTCAATCTGGCTGTGCTTTGTATCGGAACTGGAGTTCACGAAACGCAGCAGGTTGGTTGCTATGTCGGTGTTCTTGCTGAGGCTTTCGCACAGGTCTTCAAGAGACGGGCGGGAGCGGAGCAGGAGGATCAGCTGCAAAATGGTTGCAGAGGTGGCGTCAATCTTTCTGCCGGTAACAAGTTCCGGCTTGGCAAAGAAGAAACCCTGGAAGTAATCGTAGCCTGCATCCTGGCAACGCTTGAAGGTTGCTTCGTCTTCCACCTTTTCTGCCAGGAGCTTGATTCCAAGAACTTGGAAGAATCCTGCGGCTTTGGTCATGGCTTCCAGGCTGTTATCCACCACGTCCATCTTAACATAGCTGACGTAGGGGAACAACGGTTTAAAGCGCTGGATGAACTCGTCGTTGAAGATGAAGTCGTCCAAGGCGATTTCGAAGCCCAGGGATTTGTAACGCTGGATTGCCTTGACTACGGCGTCGTCTACTTCCACGTCTTCCAGGACTTCCAGTACAAAGTACTTGGGGTTCAGGAGGCCGAACAAGTTGTCCAGCAGCATGTTTCTG belongs to Fibrobacter sp. and includes:
- a CDS encoding EAL domain-containing protein; protein product: METLAYLARQPILDRDGKIFAYELLFRDSPTSDTAIIASDVLATAQVLENVLNNIGIQRLIGNNKAFVNCSRNMLLDNLFGLLNPKYFVLEVLEDVEVDDAVVKAIQRYKSLGFEIALDDFIFNDEFIQRFKPLFPYVSYVKMDVVDNSLEAMTKAAGFFQVLGIKLLAEKVEDEATFKRCQDAGYDYFQGFFFAKPELVTGRKIDATSATILQLILLLRSRPSLEDLCESLSKNTDIATNLLRFVNSSSDTKHSQIETVKDAIVWVGMRNIHEWLMLMLYARPEMGMTPQASPLFQNVSQRAKFLETLAREMDSQNDSFCAKAFMVGLLSRMDALVRAPLETILPDAPTDDEMQEALLNRTGRLGQLLQLADAVELDDSQAIHSAITNLGLTATQLKYCITESYSWTNN